A stretch of the Mycoplasmoides genitalium G37 genome encodes the following:
- a CDS encoding DegV family protein, with protein MRIAFLVDSVSNLKEDKNSHLYVLPLYIIETIAEHQETFKSGFNIDLKTLTDKMINAPKGVKFSTSQTSEEEVRDKVKSIINDYDLIIGIPIDKEISTSYLNWKIVEKEFEDKFHVLDSRIVEVLIAWLISDIKVWLKNNQYSRAGLDEFVYNFRNKCGAILFVTDTKPLVAGGRLSNLKSFIIKSFKFHLLISFLGETGKLQFFNKAQSASSAHKLAVQFLEKKLLKKEVNFRRAALLTTMFETDKNQLIKQEFVTLLNNAVDVSEHLLSPVICTHTGINSYAFLIQTE; from the coding sequence GTGAGGATCGCTTTTTTAGTTGATTCTGTCAGTAATCTAAAGGAAGATAAAAATAGTCATCTCTATGTTTTACCGCTTTATATTATTGAAACAATTGCTGAACACCAAGAAACATTCAAATCAGGTTTTAACATTGATCTTAAAACCTTAACTGATAAGATGATTAACGCCCCTAAAGGTGTTAAGTTTTCAACATCACAAACTTCTGAAGAAGAGGTTCGTGACAAAGTTAAGAGCATAATTAATGATTATGATCTTATCATAGGAATCCCTATTGATAAAGAGATCTCAACCTCCTATTTAAATTGAAAGATTGTTGAAAAGGAATTTGAAGACAAGTTTCATGTTTTAGATAGCAGAATAGTTGAAGTTTTAATAGCTTGATTGATTAGTGATATTAAGGTTTGACTTAAAAACAACCAGTATTCAAGAGCAGGCTTAGATGAATTTGTTTATAACTTCCGTAATAAGTGCGGTGCAATTTTATTTGTAACTGATACAAAACCGTTAGTAGCTGGAGGAAGATTATCTAATTTAAAGTCATTTATTATCAAAAGCTTTAAATTTCATCTCTTAATTAGTTTCCTTGGTGAAACAGGCAAATTGCAGTTTTTTAACAAAGCACAATCTGCTAGCAGTGCTCATAAGTTAGCAGTTCAATTTTTAGAAAAAAAGCTATTAAAAAAAGAAGTTAATTTCAGAAGAGCGGCTTTGTTGACAACAATGTTTGAAACTGATAAAAATCAACTCATAAAGCAAGAATTTGTTACGCTTCTCAACAATGCAGTTGATGTAAGTGAGCACTTGCTTTCACCTGTAATTTGTACACACACAGGTATCAATAGTTATGCCTTTTTAATACAAACAGAATAA
- the tuf gene encoding elongation factor Tu → MAREKFDRSKPHVNVGTIGHIDHGKTTLTAAICTVLAKEGKSAATRYDEIDKAPEEKARGITINSAHVEYSSDKRHYAHVDCPGHADYIKNMITGAAQMDGAILVVSATDSVMPQTREHILLARQVGVPKMVVFLNKCDIASDEEVQELVAEEVRDLLTSYGFDGKNTPIIYGSALKALEGDPKWEAKIHDLIKAVDEWIPTPTREVDKPFLLAIEDTMTITGRGTVVTGRVERGELKVGQEVEIVGLKPIRKAVVTGIEMFKKELDSAMAGDNAGVLLRGVERKEVERGQVLAKPGSIKPHKKFKAEIYALKKEEGGRHTGFLNGYRPQFYFRTTDVTGSIALAENTEMVLPGDNASITVELIAPIACEKGSKFSIREGGRTVGAGTVTEVLE, encoded by the coding sequence ATGGCAAGAGAGAAATTTGACCGTTCCAAACCACATGTCAATGTTGGTACCATTGGTCACATTGACCATGGTAAAACCACTTTAACAGCTGCTATCTGTACAGTTTTAGCAAAGGAAGGAAAATCAGCTGCAACGCGTTATGATGAAATTGATAAAGCCCCTGAAGAAAAAGCAAGGGGAATCACAATTAACTCTGCACACGTAGAATATTCTTCTGACAAACGTCACTATGCCCATGTTGACTGTCCTGGACATGCTGACTACATTAAAAATATGATCACAGGTGCTGCACAAATGGATGGAGCTATTCTAGTTGTTTCAGCAACTGATAGTGTGATGCCCCAAACCCGCGAGCACATCTTACTTGCCCGCCAAGTAGGGGTTCCTAAAATGGTAGTTTTTCTAAACAAGTGTGATATTGCTAGTGATGAAGAGGTACAAGAACTTGTTGCTGAAGAAGTACGTGATCTGTTAACTTCCTATGGTTTTGATGGTAAGAACACTCCTATTATTTATGGCTCAGCTTTAAAAGCATTGGAAGGTGATCCAAAGTGGGAGGCTAAGATCCATGATTTGATTAAAGCAGTTGATGAATGGATTCCAACTCCTACACGTGAAGTAGATAAACCTTTCTTATTAGCAATTGAAGATACGATGACCATTACTGGTAGAGGTACAGTTGTTACAGGAAGAGTTGAAAGAGGTGAACTCAAAGTAGGTCAAGAAGTTGAAATTGTTGGTTTAAAACCAATTAGAAAAGCAGTTGTTACTGGAATTGAAATGTTCAAAAAGGAACTTGATTCAGCAATGGCTGGTGACAATGCTGGGGTATTATTACGTGGTGTTGAACGTAAAGAAGTTGAAAGAGGTCAAGTTTTAGCAAAACCAGGCTCTATTAAACCGCACAAGAAATTTAAAGCTGAGATCTATGCTTTAAAGAAAGAAGAAGGTGGTAGACACACTGGTTTTTTAAACGGTTACCGTCCTCAATTCTATTTCCGTACCACTGATGTAACTGGTTCTATTGCTTTAGCTGAAAATACTGAAATGGTTCTACCTGGTGATAATGCTTCTATTACTGTTGAGTTAATTGCTCCTATCGCTTGTGAAAAAGGTAGTAAGTTCTCAATTCGTGAAGGTGGTAGAACTGTAGGGGCAGGCACTGTAACAGAAGTTCTAGAATAG
- a CDS encoding DUF1600 domain-containing protein yields the protein MKTNNCQIIGWWKQLSLPQKTFLSFIPLFLVTSAFVLTGIVESLLTFGTIIEQIDKFTDQTNVMLLIYAVIYTFNPKSWLLKNQQFFLSALAYILFTFIGYNLILSIAGIAYKSTNPYKLTSSIFLHVIAPIAFFIASFIKIKHEKDVNINMFFKSLLLFMIYPLIYGLYLVTIPYVRHYLFNGRPSTYTIYGSITNTKNNPFAWLVVFAVLFIYFPLSYLAIYLLQLKLIKKAIQPQFNLPFTLNKWKQK from the coding sequence GTGAAAACAAACAATTGCCAAATTATTGGCTGATGAAAACAACTTTCCTTACCACAAAAGACATTCTTAAGTTTCATTCCCTTATTTTTGGTCACTAGTGCTTTTGTTTTAACTGGAATTGTTGAAAGTCTTTTAACATTTGGAACTATTATTGAACAAATTGATAAATTCACTGATCAGACTAATGTGATGTTATTAATTTATGCAGTTATCTACACTTTTAATCCAAAAAGTTGATTGTTAAAAAACCAACAATTCTTTTTAAGTGCATTAGCTTATATATTATTTACTTTTATTGGCTATAACCTAATTTTGTCAATAGCTGGTATAGCTTATAAATCAACAAATCCATATAAGTTAACAAGTAGTATTTTTCTCCATGTAATTGCACCAATAGCATTCTTCATAGCAAGTTTTATCAAAATAAAACATGAGAAAGATGTCAATATTAACATGTTCTTTAAAAGCCTATTATTATTCATGATCTATCCTTTAATATATGGGCTTTATTTAGTAACTATTCCATATGTAAGGCATTATCTTTTTAATGGTAGGCCATCTACTTATACCATTTATGGCAGCATTACAAATACTAAAAATAATCCTTTTGCTTGATTAGTTGTATTTGCAGTTTTATTTATCTATTTCCCCTTGAGTTACTTAGCTATATATCTATTACAACTTAAGTTAATAAAAAAAGCCATACAACCGCAATTTAATTTGCCTTTTACATTAAATAAATGAAAACAAAAATAA
- the galU gene encoding UTP--glucose-1-phosphate uridylyltransferase GalU, protein MKTKIRKAVIPAAGLGVRLLPATKAIPKEMLPLVNKPTIQYIVEEAVKSGIEQILVIVSSKKTAILDHFDYDLILENALIQKNKLQEHKEIEDIANLAHIFFVRQKNQDGLGDAILFAESFVGNEDFAVLLGDDVVFSKEPALKQCLEAYYETNCQTIGVQEVDPCHVDKYGIITPEGDYKNKDLIKVLAMTEKPKPKDAKSNLAILGRYVLKPSIFKALRSVPYGVGGELQLTDGLNFCLKNENFYARKFTGTRFDVGTKSGFIKANLFTALNNKDISKKEVLELLNLVKA, encoded by the coding sequence ATGAAAACAAAAATAAGAAAAGCAGTTATTCCTGCTGCTGGGTTGGGTGTTAGGTTACTACCAGCAACAAAAGCAATTCCCAAAGAGATGTTACCATTGGTAAATAAACCTACTATCCAATACATAGTAGAGGAAGCAGTTAAAAGTGGCATTGAACAGATTCTTGTCATTGTTTCATCCAAAAAAACAGCTATATTAGATCATTTTGATTATGATCTGATCTTAGAAAATGCCTTAATTCAAAAAAATAAATTGCAGGAGCATAAAGAGATTGAAGATATTGCTAATTTAGCACATATCTTTTTTGTTAGACAAAAAAATCAAGATGGTTTGGGAGATGCAATCTTGTTTGCTGAATCTTTTGTTGGTAATGAAGACTTTGCAGTATTGTTAGGTGATGATGTTGTTTTTAGTAAAGAACCTGCTTTAAAACAATGCTTGGAAGCTTATTATGAAACTAATTGTCAAACAATCGGTGTACAAGAAGTAGATCCTTGTCATGTTGATAAGTATGGAATTATCACCCCTGAAGGTGATTACAAAAATAAAGATCTTATTAAGGTTTTAGCAATGACTGAAAAACCTAAACCAAAAGATGCTAAAAGTAATTTAGCAATCTTAGGGCGATATGTACTCAAACCATCTATTTTCAAAGCACTTAGAAGTGTACCTTATGGAGTTGGTGGTGAGTTGCAACTAACTGATGGTTTAAATTTTTGTTTGAAAAATGAAAACTTTTATGCAAGAAAGTTTACTGGTACTAGGTTTGATGTTGGCACAAAGAGTGGTTTTATTAAAGCAAATTTATTTACTGCTTTAAACAATAAAGATATTAGTAAAAAAGAAGTTTTAGAACTTTTAAATTTAGTTAAAGCTTAA
- a CDS encoding Ohr family peroxiredoxin: MALIYKTVAQTETGREGSVKTLDGFQTKLSFPKPDLSVQTENNPEQLFASAYASCFSQAVIVVMQQHQFSFSKKPVVSVKVELHQENGLFHIKAGVELTTNSNDQEVGKKLIQKAHEMCPFSRLIRNENFLGLTLNGIKL; this comes from the coding sequence ATGGCATTGATTTATAAAACTGTTGCACAAACTGAAACTGGCAGAGAAGGTAGTGTTAAAACTTTAGATGGTTTTCAAACAAAACTTAGTTTTCCCAAACCTGATTTATCAGTTCAAACAGAAAATAATCCTGAGCAGTTATTTGCATCTGCTTATGCAAGTTGTTTTTCTCAAGCAGTAATTGTTGTTATGCAACAACATCAATTTAGTTTTTCAAAAAAACCAGTTGTAAGTGTTAAAGTAGAACTCCATCAAGAAAATGGACTATTTCACATTAAGGCTGGTGTTGAATTAACTACTAATAGTAATGACCAAGAAGTTGGTAAAAAACTAATTCAAAAAGCCCATGAAATGTGTCCTTTTAGTCGATTGATTAGAAATGAAAACTTCCTTGGTTTAACTTTAAATGGTATTAAGCTTTAA
- the tyrS gene encoding tyrosine--tRNA ligase, with protein MLNNILQFLKERELYSQANFETELDNHLKEKKNNFYVGFDPTANSLHIGNYVLIHIAKLLKDMGHTPHIVLGSATALIGDPTGRIELRKILEEKEIVKNTKTIKKQIKQFLGDVIIHENKVWLEKLNYIEVIRELGAFFSVNKMLSTDAFSARWEKGLTLMELNYMILQAYDFYYLHKNHNVTLQIGGSDQWANILAGANLIKRKNNASVFGLTANLLVKANGEKMGKTSSGALWLDENKTSVFDFYQYWINLDDQSLKKTFLMLTMLDKKVIDELCNLKGPKIKQTKQMLAFLITELIHGTKKAKEAQQRSELIFSNQPDLDIKLVKTSTNLIDYLVETKFIKSKSEARRLISQKGLTINNKHVLDLNQIIEWKEELQIIRKGKKSFLTIKTVNS; from the coding sequence ATGTTAAATAACATATTGCAATTTCTCAAAGAAAGAGAACTTTATTCACAAGCTAATTTTGAAACAGAACTAGATAACCATTTAAAAGAGAAAAAAAATAACTTTTATGTTGGTTTTGATCCAACTGCTAATTCTTTACATATTGGCAATTATGTTTTAATTCACATTGCAAAATTATTAAAAGACATGGGGCATACTCCGCACATAGTTCTAGGGAGTGCAACTGCTTTAATTGGTGATCCTACTGGCAGAATTGAATTAAGGAAAATTTTAGAAGAAAAAGAAATTGTAAAAAACACCAAAACAATTAAAAAACAAATCAAACAGTTTTTAGGTGATGTAATTATTCATGAAAACAAAGTTTGATTAGAAAAACTTAATTACATTGAAGTTATCCGTGAATTAGGTGCTTTTTTTTCAGTTAACAAGATGTTAAGCACAGACGCATTTAGTGCTAGGTGAGAAAAAGGACTAACTCTAATGGAATTAAACTATATGATCTTACAAGCATATGACTTTTATTATCTACATAAAAACCATAATGTCACTTTACAAATAGGTGGAAGTGATCAGTGGGCTAATATTTTGGCTGGTGCTAACTTAATTAAAAGAAAAAATAATGCTAGTGTTTTTGGATTAACTGCTAATTTATTAGTTAAAGCTAACGGAGAAAAAATGGGTAAAACTAGTAGCGGAGCATTATGACTTGATGAAAATAAAACTAGTGTTTTTGATTTTTATCAATACTGGATTAACCTTGATGATCAAAGCTTAAAAAAGACTTTTTTAATGCTAACAATGCTTGATAAAAAAGTAATAGATGAATTGTGTAATTTAAAAGGCCCAAAAATTAAACAAACCAAGCAAATGCTAGCCTTTTTAATTACTGAATTAATCCATGGCACTAAAAAAGCAAAAGAAGCACAACAACGATCTGAACTAATATTTAGTAATCAACCAGATCTTGATATTAAGTTAGTAAAAACAAGCACTAATCTAATTGATTATTTAGTTGAAACTAAATTTATTAAAAGTAAATCAGAAGCAAGAAGATTAATTAGTCAAAAAGGTTTGACAATTAACAATAAACACGTTTTAGACTTAAACCAAATAATTGAATGAAAAGAAGAGTTACAAATTATTAGAAAAGGTAAAAAAAGTTTTTTAACAATTAAAACTGTTAATTCTTAG
- a CDS encoding MPN670 family protein: MSDLTKFNKFFLTPNKLNAFLRVIGLCGLFSVIAISFGIYSYTRNEIPNIASLFLIVLGSVVLFLAFVIHFAALFKRNKLLKKVNKENRTNLWQKEMGNFKAIESFEFFEQGPISSDILPSFYPTALYNFEPLPRQFKVTYKDGSEFVFGHIYAIKRSSNKTEKVACLIAITPAINSENHFFLTDANYSLNKNVAQFEALTENKKQENISLFVEKDSNFSFQNLDTEVLNKVLFNPLNVYAKFNVYNDTVHTYLFMSVPTTFMDTKLKVNEAFDDLVTNIKLQASYDFKTLNSMQKVVDLLHNKLIKKPESKSSSQKSVETEIEKEVKDKLAKN; encoded by the coding sequence ATGTCAGATCTAACTAAATTTAACAAGTTCTTTTTGACACCAAATAAACTCAATGCTTTTCTAAGAGTAATTGGACTTTGTGGTCTTTTTAGTGTTATTGCTATCTCATTTGGTATTTATAGTTATACACGTAATGAAATACCAAATATAGCATCACTTTTTTTAATTGTTTTAGGTAGTGTTGTTTTGTTTTTAGCATTTGTTATCCATTTTGCTGCTCTTTTTAAAAGAAACAAGCTATTAAAAAAAGTTAACAAAGAAAACAGAACTAATTTATGACAAAAAGAGATGGGTAATTTCAAGGCAATAGAATCATTTGAATTTTTTGAACAAGGTCCTATAAGCAGCGATATATTACCAAGTTTTTATCCAACTGCTCTTTACAATTTTGAACCACTTCCAAGACAATTTAAAGTTACTTATAAAGATGGTAGTGAATTTGTTTTTGGTCATATTTATGCAATTAAAAGAAGCAGTAATAAAACAGAAAAAGTAGCTTGCTTGATTGCTATTACACCAGCAATTAATAGTGAAAATCATTTCTTTTTAACTGATGCTAACTATTCTTTAAATAAGAATGTGGCTCAGTTTGAAGCACTTACTGAAAACAAAAAGCAAGAAAACATCTCACTTTTTGTTGAAAAAGATTCAAATTTTTCTTTTCAGAATTTAGATACAGAGGTATTAAATAAAGTGCTTTTTAATCCTTTGAATGTATATGCCAAATTTAATGTCTATAATGACACAGTTCATACTTACTTGTTTATGAGTGTGCCTACAACCTTTATGGATACTAAACTAAAAGTGAATGAAGCATTTGATGATCTAGTTACAAACATTAAACTCCAAGCAAGCTATGATTTCAAAACATTAAATTCAATGCAGAAAGTTGTTGATTTACTTCATAACAAATTAATCAAAAAACCAGAAAGTAAAAGCTCTAGTCAAAAAAGTGTTGAAACTGAAATAGAAAAAGAAGTTAAAGATAAATTAGCTAAGAATTAA
- the ftsH gene encoding ATP-dependent zinc metalloprotease FtsH, protein MKKRNKGLVEQTTTEKNNFSRKTAWKVFWWVIILAVVIGVLAYIFSPRAATAVVESWKLNGGSNSTLTAKVSGFSNELTFKQINGSTYVTDTILQVSITFDGLNSPLTVTAHKTVNSNGNVIFNIANLSINQSNGQITVNSNGTMMNGGSSNNTKSIAGFETLGTFIAPDTRARDVLNGLFGLLPIIIFVVFFLLFWRSARGISAGGREEDNIFSIGKTQAKLAKSTVKFTNIAGLQEEKHELLEIVDYLKNPLKYAQMGARSPRGVILYGPPGTGKTLLAKAVAGEAGVPFFQSTGSGFEDMLVGVGAKRVRDLFNKAKKAAPCIIFIDEIDSVGSKRGRVELSSYSVVEQTLNQLLAEMDGFTSRTGVVVMAATNRLDVLDDALLRPGRFDRHIQINLPDIKEREGILKVHAENKNLSSKISLLDVAKRTPGFSGAQLENVINEATLLAVRDNRTTININDIDEAIDRVIAGPAKKSRVISDEDRKLVAYHEAGHALVGLHVHSNDEVQKITIIPRGQAGGYTLSTPKSGDLNLKRKSDLLAMIATAMGGRAAEEEIYGNLEITTGASSDFYKATNIARAMVTQLGMSKLGQVQYVPSQGTLPSNVKLYSEQTAKDIDNEINFIIEEQYKKAKTIIKSNRKELELLVEALLIAETILKSDIDFIHKNTKLPPEILLQKQEQQAKQKLNKSEVKPESETNS, encoded by the coding sequence ATGAAAAAAAGAAATAAGGGTTTAGTAGAACAAACAACTACTGAAAAAAATAATTTTTCACGTAAAACTGCTTGAAAAGTCTTTTGATGAGTCATCATTTTAGCTGTTGTTATTGGTGTTTTAGCTTATATTTTCAGTCCAAGAGCTGCTACTGCAGTAGTTGAAAGCTGAAAATTAAATGGAGGTAGTAACAGCACTTTAACAGCAAAAGTAAGCGGTTTTAGTAATGAACTGACATTTAAACAAATAAATGGTTCAACTTATGTTACTGATACCATTCTCCAAGTTTCCATTACCTTTGATGGTTTAAATAGTCCATTAACTGTTACTGCTCACAAAACTGTTAATAGTAATGGCAATGTTATCTTTAATATTGCTAACTTATCAATTAACCAAAGTAATGGTCAGATTACCGTTAATAGTAATGGAACCATGATGAATGGTGGTTCTAGTAATAACACAAAGAGTATTGCAGGTTTTGAAACCCTTGGTACTTTCATTGCTCCTGATACTAGAGCTAGAGATGTATTAAATGGTTTGTTTGGCTTGCTACCAATTATTATCTTTGTAGTTTTCTTTTTACTCTTTTGAAGAAGTGCTAGGGGTATATCTGCAGGGGGCAGAGAAGAAGATAATATTTTTTCTATTGGCAAAACCCAAGCTAAGTTGGCTAAGTCAACTGTGAAATTTACCAATATTGCTGGACTTCAAGAGGAAAAGCATGAGTTGCTTGAGATAGTTGATTATTTAAAAAATCCATTGAAATATGCCCAGATGGGAGCAAGATCCCCACGTGGGGTAATTTTATACGGTCCACCTGGGACAGGTAAAACATTATTAGCTAAAGCAGTAGCTGGTGAAGCTGGTGTTCCTTTCTTTCAATCAACGGGTTCTGGATTTGAAGATATGCTTGTTGGTGTTGGTGCTAAACGAGTTAGAGATCTTTTCAATAAAGCTAAAAAGGCTGCTCCTTGTATTATTTTTATTGATGAAATTGATTCAGTTGGTTCTAAACGGGGTAGAGTTGAACTCTCTTCTTATTCTGTTGTTGAGCAAACCTTAAACCAATTGTTAGCTGAAATGGATGGATTTACAAGCAGAACAGGTGTTGTTGTAATGGCAGCTACAAATAGGTTAGATGTATTAGATGATGCATTATTAAGACCTGGAAGATTTGATAGACATATTCAAATCAATCTCCCTGATATTAAAGAAAGGGAAGGGATTTTAAAAGTTCATGCTGAAAATAAAAATCTCTCTTCTAAGATAAGTCTTTTAGATGTTGCTAAGAGAACTCCTGGGTTTTCAGGTGCTCAATTAGAAAATGTTATCAATGAAGCTACATTGTTAGCAGTTAGAGACAACCGTACCACAATTAACATTAATGACATTGATGAAGCAATTGATAGAGTAATAGCTGGTCCTGCTAAAAAGTCACGTGTAATTAGTGATGAAGATAGAAAACTAGTTGCTTATCATGAGGCTGGTCATGCCTTGGTTGGTTTACATGTCCACAGTAATGATGAAGTACAAAAGATTACCATTATTCCTCGTGGTCAAGCAGGGGGTTACACACTTTCAACACCTAAGAGTGGTGATCTTAACCTAAAAAGAAAATCTGATTTACTTGCAATGATAGCAACTGCTATGGGCGGTAGAGCTGCTGAAGAGGAAATCTATGGTAATTTAGAAATTACTACTGGCGCTTCTAGCGATTTTTATAAAGCAACTAATATTGCAAGAGCAATGGTAACCCAGCTTGGGATGTCTAAATTAGGTCAAGTGCAATATGTACCAAGTCAAGGGACACTCCCTTCTAATGTAAAACTTTATTCAGAACAAACTGCTAAAGATATTGACAATGAGATTAATTTCATTATTGAAGAACAGTATAAGAAAGCAAAAACAATCATTAAGAGTAACCGTAAGGAACTAGAATTGCTTGTAGAAGCACTTTTAATTGCTGAAACTATTTTGAAAAGTGATATTGACTTCATCCATAAAAACACTAAACTACCACCAGAAATCTTATTGCAAAAGCAAGAACAACAAGCAAAGCAAAAACTAAATAAATCTGAAGTAAAACCAGAAAGTGAAACAAACAGTTAG
- the hpt gene encoding hypoxanthine phosphoribosyltransferase, protein MGIKSIVINEQQIEEGCQKAVNWCNAKFNNKKVIVLGILKGCIPFLGKVISKFSFDLQLDFMAVASYHGSHVQKQPPKIVLDMSHDPKDKDILLIEDIVDSGRSIKLVIDLLKTRHAKSITLISLIEKIKPKAFDINIDFSCFKVKDNFLVGFGLDYDGFYRNLPYVGVFEPDNP, encoded by the coding sequence ATGGGTATTAAATCTATTGTTATTAATGAACAACAGATAGAAGAAGGCTGTCAAAAAGCAGTTAATTGGTGCAATGCTAAATTTAATAATAAAAAGGTAATTGTTCTTGGCATTCTAAAAGGTTGCATCCCTTTCCTTGGCAAAGTGATAAGTAAATTTAGTTTTGACCTCCAACTAGATTTTATGGCAGTTGCTTCTTATCATGGTTCACATGTACAAAAACAACCACCTAAGATTGTGCTTGATATGTCCCATGACCCTAAAGATAAAGACATCCTTTTAATAGAAGATATTGTTGATAGTGGTAGATCTATTAAATTAGTTATTGATCTTCTAAAAACAAGGCATGCTAAATCAATAACTTTAATTAGCTTAATTGAAAAGATTAAACCCAAAGCCTTTGATATTAATATTGATTTTTCTTGTTTTAAAGTAAAAGATAATTTTTTGGTTGGCTTTGGTCTTGACTATGATGGTTTTTATCGTAACCTACCTTATGTTGGTGTGTTTGAACCAGACAATCCCTAA
- a CDS encoding 2-C-methyl-D-erythritol 2,4-cyclodiphosphate synthase, which translates to MQLRVGLGSKKYHIKLRKESKNKFWLGGVDFENSKYIYDLENSDEVSDVIQLAVADALFGATALGDGHIVFNKGKSTVQFKGTAKKEAPRVLARTYNFIRKNWIINNIDISLEIPQEQKVDDYKHAIFAFICSALRISELTINLKVRKPLDSNEINCLAVVLVERQKTK; encoded by the coding sequence ATGCAGTTAAGAGTTGGCCTAGGAAGCAAAAAATACCACATAAAATTAAGGAAAGAAAGTAAAAATAAATTTTGGTTAGGCGGTGTTGATTTTGAGAATTCTAAATATATTTATGATCTTGAAAACAGTGATGAAGTTAGTGATGTTATCCAATTAGCAGTTGCTGATGCTTTATTTGGTGCAACTGCATTAGGTGATGGTCATATTGTTTTCAATAAAGGAAAATCAACAGTCCAATTTAAAGGTACTGCAAAAAAAGAAGCACCAAGAGTCTTAGCAAGAACTTACAATTTCATCAGAAAAAACTGAATTATCAATAATATTGATATCTCCTTAGAGATTCCTCAAGAGCAAAAGGTTGATGATTATAAACACGCTATCTTTGCTTTTATTTGTAGTGCTTTAAGAATTTCAGAATTAACAATTAATCTCAAAGTTAGAAAACCTTTAGACAGTAATGAAATTAATTGCTTAGCTGTTGTTTTAGTAGAACGTCAAAAAACTAAATAA
- a CDS encoding L-lactate dehydrogenase translates to MKGPKIAIVGSGAVGTSFLYAAMTRALGSEYMIIDINEKAKVGNVFDLQDASSSCPNFGKVVAGEYSQLKDYDFIFISAGRPQKQGGETRLQLLEGNVEIMKSIAKEIKKSGFNGVTLIASNPVDIMSYTYLKVTGFEPNKVIGSGTLLDSARLRYAIATKYQMSSKDVQAYVIGEHGDSSVSIISSAKIAGLSLKHFSKASDIEKEFGEIDQFIRRRAYEIIERKGATFYGIGEASADVAEQILKDTKEVRVVAPLLTGQYGAKDMMFGTPCVLSRKGIEKILEIELSNTEKVALENSIKVLKDNIKLAKL, encoded by the coding sequence ATGAAAGGACCTAAAATTGCAATAGTAGGATCAGGTGCTGTTGGTACTAGTTTTCTATATGCTGCAATGACTCGTGCACTTGGTAGTGAATACATGATTATAGATATCAATGAAAAAGCTAAAGTTGGTAATGTATTTGATCTTCAAGATGCTTCCTCATCATGCCCAAATTTTGGCAAAGTAGTTGCTGGAGAATACAGTCAATTAAAAGATTATGATTTTATTTTCATTAGTGCAGGAAGACCTCAAAAACAAGGTGGGGAAACTAGGTTGCAGCTACTTGAAGGCAATGTAGAAATTATGAAAAGCATTGCCAAAGAAATCAAAAAATCTGGTTTTAATGGAGTTACATTAATCGCTTCAAACCCAGTTGATATCATGTCATATACATATCTTAAAGTTACTGGATTTGAACCTAATAAAGTAATTGGCTCTGGTACTTTACTTGATAGTGCAAGATTAAGATATGCAATTGCAACTAAGTACCAAATGAGTTCAAAGGATGTACAAGCATATGTTATTGGTGAACATGGTGATAGTTCAGTAAGTATTATTTCATCAGCTAAAATTGCAGGACTATCACTAAAACATTTTTCTAAAGCTAGTGATATTGAAAAAGAATTTGGTGAAATTGACCAATTTATCAGACGCAGAGCTTATGAAATTATTGAACGCAAAGGTGCTACTTTCTATGGAATTGGTGAAGCTAGTGCTGATGTAGCTGAACAAATTTTGAAAGATACTAAAGAAGTTAGAGTAGTGGCTCCTTTACTTACTGGTCAGTATGGAGCGAAGGATATGATGTTTGGAACTCCTTGTGTACTTTCAAGAAAAGGTATTGAAAAGATCTTGGAAATAGAACTTTCAAATACTGAAAAAGTTGCGCTTGAAAATTCAATTAAAGTTTTGAAAGACAACATTAAACTAGCAAAGCTTTAG